The following are from one region of the Desulfovibrio sp. genome:
- a CDS encoding Fe-only nitrogenase accessory AnfO family protein gives MECTCIALLEDEQECLTTTKKCTRLAVWQRPPAGHGGETGPPPPGHGGEIGLPPAGAWRRLKIIPFTLSGCYELVDMRNRLRTIEQLLPQGAVIAGTSIAGLAYSELNQMGFCLCELERFSPEILDALAAEVAASAESSAQVPAEPVAGDSPGAYTINLVEVQAAHPEVSSKKALRPFLASTPFVELEIICSHMPPWLEGHIKDHNLTCSRSRTQDGRLRLRISHALCDDARNTPMGDRT, from the coding sequence ATGGAATGTACCTGCATTGCCCTTCTGGAAGACGAACAGGAATGCCTGACCACGACCAAGAAGTGTACACGCCTTGCTGTATGGCAACGGCCCCCCGCCGGACACGGCGGCGAAACCGGCCCGCCCCCCCCAGGGCATGGCGGCGAAATCGGCCTGCCTCCCGCAGGCGCGTGGCGGCGGCTGAAAATCATCCCCTTCACCCTTTCAGGTTGTTATGAACTGGTGGACATGCGCAATCGTTTGAGGACCATAGAACAGCTCCTGCCCCAGGGAGCCGTCATCGCCGGAACCTCCATTGCTGGCCTGGCCTACAGCGAACTGAACCAGATGGGCTTCTGCCTGTGTGAACTTGAACGCTTCAGCCCGGAAATTCTTGACGCCCTGGCGGCAGAAGTGGCGGCCTCCGCCGAGTCTTCCGCCCAGGTTCCGGCAGAGCCCGTGGCTGGCGACAGTCCCGGGGCATACACAATCAACCTTGTGGAGGTTCAGGCGGCACACCCTGAAGTTTCCTCCAAAAAAGCCCTGCGCCCCTTCCTGGCGTCAACGCCCTTTGTGGAGCTCGAGATCATCTGTTCCCACATGCCGCCCTGGCTGGAAGGGCATATAAAGGATCACAATCTGACCTGCTCCCGTTCGCGGACGCAGGATGGCCGCCTGCGCCTGCGCATTTCGCACGCCCTGTGCGACGACGCCCGCAACACCCCCATGGGAGACAGAACATGA